The following coding sequences are from one Methanosarcina sp. WWM596 window:
- a CDS encoding S16 family serine protease has protein sequence MIQKPIMANQPDKPLSRNISTQKCGALEGKNKYKPCKVILHMKSKLLTLILALSLIANAYFVLFYQAPVEGEQVQEMQERINSLEKENERLETKVTQDNQSLQSYASQLDLYRKRVFELQNGSQMCPVSIEGFATLQGPAVFQTVQTEQNGPFIRQSVSEEGTLINISVEIQPGKGRVLVQTTPLMGVVFQDAANTAVFVAESKTGKQLSSSDIIFSITAKDEIPGVEGPSAGALMTLLTISAIDNSTLNDSITLTGTIDNEGNIGRIGGLVEKAKAAEAGGKTLFLLPRENSELVTYKLSTRKIGGFEVVQRVPEVVDAEKYIEENVGINVEYVDTIQDVLKYEGFKLK, from the coding sequence ATGATCCAGAAGCCGATTATGGCCAACCAGCCTGATAAACCTCTGTCTAGAAATATATCTACTCAAAAATGCGGGGCTCTTGAAGGAAAGAATAAGTACAAGCCGTGCAAAGTAATTCTTCATATGAAATCCAAGCTTCTTACCCTTATCCTTGCCCTTTCGCTTATTGCAAATGCTTACTTTGTCTTATTTTATCAAGCCCCGGTTGAGGGGGAGCAGGTCCAGGAAATGCAGGAACGTATAAATTCCCTTGAAAAGGAAAATGAGAGGCTTGAAACAAAGGTAACTCAGGATAACCAGTCTCTCCAGTCCTATGCTTCCCAGCTTGACTTATACCGTAAAAGAGTCTTTGAGCTTCAGAATGGCTCTCAAATGTGTCCTGTGAGCATAGAAGGATTCGCTACTCTCCAGGGGCCTGCAGTTTTCCAGACAGTCCAGACCGAGCAAAACGGTCCTTTTATCAGGCAGTCGGTTTCTGAAGAAGGTACCCTGATCAATATCTCGGTTGAAATTCAGCCTGGAAAAGGCCGCGTGCTTGTTCAGACAACCCCTCTTATGGGTGTGGTCTTTCAGGATGCAGCAAACACTGCAGTCTTTGTAGCTGAGAGTAAAACCGGAAAGCAACTCTCAAGCAGTGATATCATCTTCAGCATTACCGCTAAAGATGAAATCCCCGGTGTAGAGGGTCCCAGTGCAGGTGCTCTGATGACCCTTCTTACAATTTCTGCAATTGATAATTCCACCCTTAATGATAGTATAACCCTTACCGGCACTATTGACAATGAAGGCAATATAGGAAGAATAGGCGGACTCGTCGAAAAAGCCAAAGCAGCAGAAGCCGGGGGAAAGACTCTCTTCCTTCTGCCCAGAGAAAACAGCGAGCTTGTCACTTATAAACTTTCAACCCGGAAAATCGGAGGCTTTGAAGTCGTCCAGAGAGTTCCGGAAGTTGTGGACGCCGAGAAATATATCGAGGAGAATGTCGGAATAAACGTCGAGTACGTGGACACGATTCAGGACGTGCTGAAGTATGAAGGATTTAAACTCAAATGA
- a CDS encoding winged helix-turn-helix domain-containing protein: MKDSGRKKENFPESSKDPKDPEMVEIKAIREKLCDMHSDIKKVMEFSNRLRFETAMECSRQEYSNAILSHLYEDINSGLERNMVKKCPEKENCRSSFTALLQRNAGLVKQGRVDEALLSGNREKLDELRCGAPYSKCEQCFSEVSSLFTKQVNLMRSMRIYASNQEQKPDISALETSGLLREVLEPVSNPQRLEILRAVAFETKSFSAFSEITGLRGGNLLFHLQKLMDSGLILQQHERGDYMITEKGFKILKGLNELYSSLQSSQLQISAEKTPGENEEIRV, translated from the coding sequence ATGAAAGACAGTGGCAGGAAAAAAGAAAATTTCCCTGAAAGCTCGAAAGACCCGAAAGACCCGGAAATGGTGGAAATAAAGGCTATTAGGGAAAAGCTTTGCGATATGCATAGCGATATCAAGAAAGTTATGGAATTTTCGAACAGGCTGCGCTTTGAAACTGCTATGGAATGCTCAAGGCAGGAATACTCAAATGCAATTCTCAGCCACCTCTATGAAGATATCAATAGTGGACTTGAAAGAAATATGGTAAAGAAATGCCCTGAAAAAGAAAACTGCAGGTCTTCCTTTACAGCCCTTCTCCAGAGGAACGCAGGGCTTGTAAAACAGGGCAGGGTAGATGAGGCACTCCTTTCAGGAAACAGGGAAAAACTCGATGAACTTAGATGTGGAGCCCCTTACAGCAAATGTGAGCAGTGTTTCTCCGAAGTATCCAGCCTTTTCACAAAACAGGTCAACCTTATGCGCTCAATGAGGATTTATGCCAGCAATCAGGAGCAGAAGCCTGATATTTCAGCCCTTGAGACCAGCGGACTTCTGAGAGAAGTCCTTGAACCGGTATCCAATCCCCAGCGCCTGGAAATTCTGAGGGCTGTGGCTTTTGAGACGAAAAGCTTCTCAGCCTTTTCCGAAATTACAGGCCTTCGAGGCGGAAACCTGCTCTTCCATCTGCAGAAACTTATGGACAGTGGGCTTATCCTGCAGCAGCACGAAAGAGGGGATTATATGATTACGGAAAAAGGGTTCAAAATTCTGAAGGGCCTAAACGAATTATACTCCTCACTTCAATCCTCCCAACTGCAGATCTCTGCCGAAAAAACACCCGGAGAAAATGAAGAAATTCGGGTCTGA